A stretch of the Argentina anserina chromosome 6, drPotAnse1.1, whole genome shotgun sequence genome encodes the following:
- the LOC126800214 gene encoding protein ANTI-SILENCING 1-like: MIACTPFFDPRYGKAFVIFKSSDDAESAIFQLDRRCLTLADGRPVIGTICRGTLKQPDKTSKFLGHLMIDRHRVKSLHEEMRKAVSTSHFAQPNTVEYNMAMDWCLLQEKSELWWKALYQDREEKEKEIKNLGEQKLKNLISWHGSS, from the exons ATGATAGCATGCACTCCTTTTTTTGATCCTCGCTATG GAAAAGCGTTTGTCATATTCAAGTCATCAGATGATGCAGAGTCTGCTATATTTCAATTAGATAGGAGATGCCTGACTCTAGCTGATGGGAG ACCTGTCATTGGTACCATCTGCAGAGGGACTCTAAAACAGCCCGATAAAACATCCAAGTTTCTTGGACATCTGATGATTGATAGACACCGAGTTAAAAGCCTACATGAAGAGATG aGAAAGGCAGTATCGACATCGCACTTTGCTCAGCCCAATACAGTTGAGTATAATATGGCAATGGACTGGTGTTTACTGCAGGAAAAGTCAGAATTGTGGTGGAAGGCTTTATATCAGGACCGTGAG GAAAAAGAGAAGGAAATAAAGAACTTGGGAGAACAAAAGTTGAAGAACCTAATTAGCTGGCATGGCAGTTCATAG
- the LOC126798608 gene encoding potassium transporter 5-like: MATDVILQEEEEESRHGDQVSEQLKEKELVSSQKFQRFDSLDIESRSITDNRHSKEATWSVILTLAFQSIGVVYGDLGTSPLYVFSSTFPNGIKNKDDILGVLSLILYTVTLIPLIKYVLIVLQANDNGDGGTFALYSLLCRHAKISLTPSQQAEDSDVSNFKLEVPSRRLKMASRLKSTLEGSQFARVFLLFATLLGTSMVIGDGVLTPCISVLSAVVGFKGATSAMTEDMIVWISVAILIFLFMIQRFGTDKVGYSFAPILCIWFVLIGAIGIYNFIRYDPTVIKAINPQYIVGYFIRNKKEAWISLGGVVLCITGAEALFADVGHFTVRSIQISTCAIVYPSVVLAYIGQASFLREHANLVADTFFKSIPSALYWPMFVVAVLASIIASQSLISATFSVIQQSLSLGCFPRVKVVHTSSKYEGQVYIPEVNFILMLACVGVTLAFRTTTKIGNALGIAVVFVMTLTSSFLVLIMIMIWKTHILLIISYVLIIGSVELMYLSSVLYKFEQGGYLPLGFATLMVIIMFFWNDVYRRKYYYEVKHKISPHKFKQIVDDRKICHMPGLAIFYSELVHGIPPIFNHYVANVPALHSILVFVSIRHLPISKIPIEERLLFRRVEPKELNVFRCVARYGYTDLHNVQEPFEELLVKKLKEFVRDGCFIPRQTSHEEALEKQEESNDGLVDETNEFVKVQQEALMEAEVQLEAIDAASSSGITHLIGESEVIAAKGSGIPKRILIDYAYNFLKKNLRQRDELFDIPRKRMLKVGMTYEL; encoded by the exons ATGGCCACGGATGTAATACTgcaggaagaagaggaggaaagCCGGCATGGCGATCAAGTCTCCGAACAGCTCAAAGAAAAGGAACTAGTTTCAAGCCAAAAGTTTCAAAGATTTGATTCTTTGGACATCGAGTCCCGCAGTATCACTGATAATAGGCACTCCAAG GAAGCGACGTGGTCTGTAATACTGACCCTTGCATTTCAGAGTATTGGAGTTGTCTATGGAGATCTAGGTACTTCACCACTGTATGTGTTCTCGAGCACCTTCCCCAATggaataaaaaataaagatgatatTTTGGGTGTTCTATCTCTGATCCTTTATACAGTCACATTGATCCCCTTGATCAAGTATGTTCTCATCGTCCTGCAAGCGAATGATAACGGCGACG GTGGGACGTTTGCACTGTACTCTCTCTTATGTCGACATGCGAAGATTAGTTTGACTCCGAGCCAGCAGGCAGAAGATTCCGATGTATCAAATTTTAAACTTGAAGTTCCTAGCAGACGTCTAAAAATGGCATCAAGGCTTAAATCTACTCTGGAGGGCAGTCAATTTGCCAGAGTCTTCTTACTCTTTGCCACATTGCTAGGCACTTCCATGGTCATCGGCGATGGTGTCCTCACTCCTTGCATCTCag TTCTGTCAGCTGTGGTTGGCTTCAAAGGAGCTACATCTGCGATGACAGAAG ATATGATCGTGTGGATATCGGTAGCCATCTTGATATTCCTGTTCATGATCCAAAGATTTGGAACTGACAAAGTGGGCTACAGTTTTGCTCCAATACTTTGCATTTGGTTTGTACTCATTGGTGCCATCGGCATTTACAATTTCATCAGATATGATCCAACAGTAATCAAAGCCATTAATCCACAATACATAGTGGGTTACTTCATAAGGAATAAGAAAGAAGCTTGGATTTCCCTTGGTGGCGTTGTTCTATGCATAACAG GAGCTGAAGCTCTATTTGCTGATGTTGGCCACTTCACTGTTCGATCTATACAAATTAGTACGTGCGCAATTGTTTATCCATCTGTAGTATTGGCTTACATTGGACAAGCCTCTTTTCTTCGTGAGCATGCCAATCTTGTTGCTGATACCTTCTTCAAGTCTATACCGA GTGCTTTATATTGGCCGATGTTTGTTGTTGCTGTATTAGCATCAATAATAGCAAGTCAATCGCTGATTTCTGCCACGTTTTCTGTAATTCAACAATCTCTATCATTAGGGTGTTTCCCTCGTGTGAAAGTCGTGCACACATCATCCAAGTATGAAGGACAAGTTTATATTCCAGAAGTAAACTTCATTCTTATGTTGGCTTGTGTAGGGGTTACCTTGGCTTTTAGGACCACTACAAAGATCGGAAATGCACTAG GTATAGCGGTGGTTTTTGTAATGACACTAACATCATCATTCCTCGTTCTAATTATGATAATGATATGGAAAACCCACATACTTCTCATTATCTCATATGTTCTTATCATTGGAAGTGTGGAGCTTATGTATTTAAGTTCAGTTCTTTACAAGTTTGAGCAAGGGGGATATCTTCCACTCGGTTTTGCCACTCTAATGGTGATCATAATGTTTTTCTGGAATGATGTTTATAGAAGAAAGTACTACTATGAggttaaacacaaaatttcTCCTCACAAGTTCAAGCAGATTGTCGATGATAGAAAGATTTGTCATATGCCTGGCCTCGCCATATTTTACTCGGAACTTGTTCATGGCATCCCGCCTATATTCAATCACTATGTAGCCAACGTGCCTGCATTACACTCGATCCTTGTTTTTGTCTCCATCAGACACTTACCTATAAGCAAGATCCCGATTGAAGAACGTCTCCTCTTCCGCCGTGTAGAGCCTAAGGAGCTTAATGTATTTCGATGTGTTGCAAGGTATGGTTATACAGATCTTCATAATGTACAAGAACCCTTCGAAGAATTGCTAGTAAAGAAGCTGAAAGAGTTTGTGAGAGATGGTTGTTTCATACCCCGACAAACAAGTCATGAAGAGGCTTTGGAGAAACAAGAAGAATCAAATGATGGATTGGTTGACGAAACAAATGAATTTGTTAAGGTACAACAAGAAGCACTGATGGAAGCCGAGGTTCAGCTTGAAGCCATAGATGCAGCATCAAGTTCAGGGATTACTCATCTCATTGGTGAAAGTGAAGTCATAGCTGCTAAAGGATCTGGTATACCCAAAAGaattttgattgattatgcttataattttttaaagaagaatttgaggcAGAGAGATGAACTGTTTGATATTCCTCGCAAGCGGATGCTAAAAGTGGGTATGACATATGAACTTTAG
- the LOC126796812 gene encoding uncharacterized protein LOC126796812, with product MAKGGMFVEKMRRCVRTVFFMVAMVASLLVSSLPVLVAIGDVMVTCVLISSFTCVTCYGFKEHLHRYAFKSSLVDVPLVSFIRSLIITCVYSMCDGPSLSHGPYLGTVTICSFASILVLSVKVCVFTVNSQIEAEASTSLSRQKLHLKKSWGMPVLFLSSVVFALGHTVVAYRTSCRARRKLLFHRVDPEAVLSCKHVFSGYQKVPRSPTPSGGKTPKSDSEMRRKPFATAREEGELPVRVVADIDSLFITCQGLTLHYKISLPGSPPHSLSSVAFLESNLSCSSPKSAMGRPKLDKHPISLLSKGQNHLHRSYSNLFHGSSLYIPLLDGSSTSPALSEEIPVLRLADAGEQDEGNNLNFGNPNLDLEGSGQFGTVLVHGFGGGVFSWRHVMGTLARQVGCTVAAFDRPGWGLTSRLQREDWEDKDMPNPYKLESQVDLLLSFCSEMGFSSVVLIGHDDGGLLALMAAQKVQASSNSFNVTIKGVVLLNVSLSREVVPTFARILLRTALGKKHLVRPLLRTEITQVVNRRAWYDATKLTTDVLSLYKAPLCVEGWDEALHEIGRLSHETFLSPKYAESLLKAVEGMPVMVIAGAEDALVSLKSSQAMASKLVNSRLVAISGCGHLPHEECPKALLAAVSPFLTRLLVKQDLQSQ from the exons ATGGCGAAGGGAGGGATGTTTGTGGAGAAGATGAGGAGATGCGTGAGGACGGTGTTCTTCATGGTGGCGATGGTGGCGTCTTTGCTGGTGTCGTCGCTGCCGGTGCTGGTGGCGATAGGGGATGTAATGGTGACGTGCGTGTTGATATCGAGCTTCACGTGCGTCACGTGCTACGGCTTCAAGGAGCATTTGCATCGCTACGCCTTCAAGAGCTCCCTCGTCGATGTTCCTCTTGTTTCCTTCATCAGATCTCTCATCATTACCT GTGTGTATTCCATGTGCGATGGCCCTTCTCTATCGCACGGTCCATACCTTGGAACTGTGACTATTTGTTCCTTTGCCTCAATTCTTGTTCTTTCTGTCAAAGTTTGTGTTTTCACTGTAAATTCTCAAATTGAGGCTGAAGCTTCGACTTCCCTCTCAAGGCAGAAGCTCCATTTGAAGAAGTCATGGGGAATGCCTGTTCTGTTTCTGTCATCAGTAGTTTTTGCACTTGGACATACTGTGGTTGCATATAGAACAAGTTGCAGAGCAAGGAGGAAGCTCCTGTTTCACAGAGTTGATCCAGAAGCT GTCCTTTCATGCAAACATGTTTTCTCTGGCTATCAGAAGGTTCCAAGATCTCCCACTCCATCGGGAGGAAAGACACCAAAAAGTGACAGTGAAATGAGGCGTAAGCCTTTTGCCACAGCTAGAGAAGAAGGGGAACTCCCAGTCAGAGTGGTAGCTGATATTGACAGCTTATTCATCACTTGCCAGGGGCTGACTCTTCATTACAAGATTAGCTTGCCTGGTTCACCACCTCATTCCTTATCATCTGTTGCATTTCTCGAGTCAAATCTAAGTTGCAGCTCCCCTAAATCAGCTATGGGAAGGCCAAAACTAGATAAGCATCCAATAAGTTTGTTATCTAAAGGCCAAAACCATCTCCACAGGAGCTACAGCAATCTATTTCATGGATCTTCTCTATACATACCACTATTGGATGGTTCTTCAACTTCTCCTGCGCTTTCCGAAGAAATTCCTGTGTTAAGACTAGCTGATGCTGGTGAACAGGATGAGGgtaataatttaaattttgggAATCCAAACCTAGACCTGGAAGGGAGTGGTCAGTTTGGTACTGTGTTAGTCCATGGGTTTGGTGGAGGAGTTTTCTCATGGAGGCATGTGATGGGGACATTGGCTCGGCAGGTGGGTTGCacagttgctgcttttgatcGGCCTGGTTGGGGCCTCACCTCAAGGCTGCAAAGGGAAGATTGGGAGGATAAAGATATGCCTAATCCTTATAAACTTGAATCTCAG GTTGATctgcttctttctttctgcTCTGAAATGGGGTTTTCTTCGGTGGTGCTTATTGGTCATGATGATGGAGGCCTTCTGGCTTTGATGGCGGCTCAAAAAGTGCAAGCATCATCAAATTCTTTTAAT GTTACAATTAAAGGGGTAGTGTTGCTAAACGTAAGCTTGTCGAGGGAAGTGGTCCCTACTTTTGCAAGGATACTCTTAAGAACTGCACTTGGGAAAAAGCATTTGGTTCGTCCTTTGCTACGAACAGAAATTACTCAAGTAGTGAATAGGCGTGCATGGTATGATGCTACGAAGTTAACAACGGATGTTTTGAGCCTTTATAAG GCCCCTCTATGTGTCGAAGGATGGGATGAAGCACTACACGAGATAGGTAGATTGTCACATGAGACATTTCTTTCACCAAAATATGCTGAATCGTTGCTGAAGGCAGTTGAAGGGATGCCAGTGATGGTCATCGCAGGTGCTGAAGACGCCCTTGTCTCTCTAAAATCGTCTCAAGCTATGGCTTCCAAACTTGTAAATTCT AGACTGGTTGCGATTTCGGGATGCGGTCATCTTCCACATGAAGAGTGTCCCAAGGCACTACTGGCTGCAGTCTCACCGTTCCTAACTAGACTATTAGTTAAACAGGACTTGCAAAGCCAATAG